The Alistipes finegoldii DSM 17242 DNA segment GGTCCACGCCCTATGAGTTCCACAACAAGTTCTTCACGGGTTTCGCGCACGTCACGCTGAGCGGCGTGGGGTGCCCCGAACTGGGATCGCTGCTGGTGATGCCGACCACGGGCGCGCTCGACGTCGATTACCGCAATTACGGCAGCAAGTACACCGGTGAAACCGCTTCTCCGGGCTACTATTCGAACCGGCTTTCGAAGTACGGCGTCCTTGCCGAAGTGACGGCCACGCCGCGCAGCTCGGCCGAACGCTACACCTTCCCGGCGGGCGAGAGCCATATCCTGCTCAATCTGGGCGAGGGCCTTACCAACGAATCGGGGGCTTGGGTGCGCCGCGTGAGCGACACCGAGGTCGAGGGCATGAAACTGCTCGGCACGTTCTGCTACAACCCGCAGGCGGTGTTCCCGATCTATTTCGTGATGCGCGTCTCGAAACGCCCCTCCGCCACGGGATTCTGGAAGAAACAGCCCCCCAAATACGGCGTCGAAGCCGAGTGGGACAAGGATGCCGGCAATTACAAACTCTATACGCACTACGGCCGTGAACTCGCGGGCGACGATGTGGGCGTGTGGTTCAGCTACGATACGACGGAGGGCGAGCAGCTCGAAGTCCGCATGGGCGTTTCGTTCGTGTCGGTCGAGAATGCGCGCCTGAACCTCGAAGCCGAGCAGCAGGAGCGTTCGTTCGACGACATCCGTGCCGCGGCGCGCCGCTCGTGGAACGACGATCTGGGCCGCATCCGCGTCGAGGGCGGCACCGACGCGCAGAAGAAGGTCTTCTATACGGGGCTCTATCATGCGCTGATCCATCCCAACGTGCTGAGCGACGTCAACGGTGAATACCCCGCGATGGAGAGCGCCGAAATCCGCACCGCCGAGGGCAACCGCTATACGGTCTTCTCGCTCTGGGACACCTACCGCAACCTGCACCAGCTGATGACGCTGGTCTATCCCGAACGCCAGTTGGAAATGGTGCGTTCGATGATCGGCATGTACAAGGAGTGGGGCTGGCTGCCGAAATGGGAGCTTTACGGCCGCGAAACCTTCACCATGGAGGGCGATCCGGCCATCCCGGTGATCGTCGATACGTGGATGAAGGGCCTGCGCGATTTCGACATGGACGCCGCTTACGAGGCGATGCGCAAGTCGGCCACGACGCCCGGCGCGCAGAACAGGATGCGCCCCGACATCGATCCTTATGTCGAAAAGGGCTACGTGCCGCTGGGCTTCTACGCCCGCGACCTTTCGGGCGACAACTCCGTATCGCACGCGCTGGAATACTACATCGCCGACCATGCCCTGTCGCTGCTGGCCGATTCGCTCGGCCGCAGGGAGGACGCGGCGCTGTTCCGGAACCGTTCGCTCGGCTATAAAAACTATTACAGTCCCGAATCGGGCACTTTCCGTCCGATCACCGGGGAGGGCGGTTTCCTGACGCCGTTCGATCCGCGGCAAGGCGAGAATTTCGAGCCGGTCCCCGGTTTTCACGAAGGCTCGGCATGGAACTATACGTTCTATGTCCCGCACGACGTCTACGGACTGTCGAAGCTGATGGGCGGACGGCGCAAATTCATCGACAAGCTGCAAATGGTCTTCGACGAGGGGCTTTACGATCCCGCGAACGAACCCGACATCGCCTATCCCTACCTTTTCAGCTATTTCCGGGGTGAGGAGTGGCGTACGCAGCGCGAGGTGAACCGCCTGCTGGCCAAATACTTCACCACCGCGCCCGACGGCATTCCCGGCAACGACGATACGGGAACCATGTCGGCGTGGGCCGTCTTCTCGATGATGGGCTTCTATCCCGACTGTCCGGGCGAGCCGTATTACACGCTTACCTCGCCCGTTTTCGATCGGGTGACCATTACGCTAGACAGGAAATACTATCCGGCCGGGGAACTCGTCATCGAGACGAAGCGTCCCGATTCCGGCGCGGTCTATATCCGCTCGATGACGCTCGGCGGCAAACCGCTGAAGCGATACCGCATCGGCCACGACGAGCTGCTGCGGGGCGGACGGCTGACTTTCGAACTTCAAAACCGCAAATAGATGAGACTCTTCCGCTGGATATTCGTTGTGTCGCTGCTGCTCGTCTCGTCCGGAGTCCGGGCGCAGACCCGGCTGACCCGCAACGGCAAACCTGCGGCCCGGATCGTCGTGGCGCAGCAAACTGCCGCCGATCTCACGGCCGCGCAGCTGCTGCAGCGATTCGTCCGCGAATCGACCGGTGCGACACTGCCCCTGCTGCATGACGTGACGCCCCGCAAGGGCGACATCCTGATCGGAGCTTCGGATACCGCGGGACTTGCCGAGGACGGCTTCCGCCTGCGTACGCAGGACGGCGTGCTGCGCATCAGCAGCGGCGGCGACAAGGGGGCGGTTTACGGCGTCATGACACTGCTGGAACGTTACTTGGGGCTGGATTACTTCGCCGCCGGGGTCTATGACCTCGACCGGAATCCGACCGTCACGCTTCCGGCGATGGACTTCGCCGAAAATCCGGCGTTCCGCTATCGCCAGAGTCAGGGCTACGGCATGGCGCAGGACTCCGTGTACCGGCTGGCCCTGCGTCTGGAGGAGCCGCGCGACATCTTTGCCGGCGGCCTGTGGGTGCACACCTTCAACAGCCTGCTTCCGGCGTCGGTCTACGGCGCGGAGCATCCCGAATACTACTCGTTCATCAACGGCGAACGTCGTCCCGGCCGCGCCAGCCAATGGTGTCTCACCAACGACGAACTCTTCGAACTGGTGGCGGCGAAAGTCGATTCGATCTTCCGGGCCAACCCCGGCATGAACATCATCTCCATAAGCCAGAACGACAGCAATTTCACCTACTGCCGCTGCGAGGAGTGCGAGAAGGTCAACCGGTACGAAGGCGCGCCTTCGGGCAACTATATCCGCTTCCTGAACAAGCTGGCGGAGCGTTTCCCCGACAAGGAGTTTTCGACGCTGGCCTACCTCTTTACGATGCAGCCCCCGAAGCACGTGAAGCCGCTGCCCAACGTCAATATCATGCTGTGCGACATCGACTGCGACCGCGAAGTGCCCCTTACGGACAATGCGTCGGGCCGCGAGTTCATCGAAGCGATGGAGGGGTGGGCGGCCCTGTCGGACAATATCTTCGTGTGGGATTACGGTATCAATTTCGACAACATGGTCGCTCCGTTCCCCAACTTTCCGATACTCAAACCCAACATCGGGCTTTTCCGGCGCAACCACGCCACGATGCACTTCTCGCAGATCGGCGGCTCGTACGGCGGCGATTTCTCGGAGATGCGCACCTATGTGGTCGCCAAGCTGATGTGGAATCCCGATCAGGATACCGACTCGCTCATGCTGCGTTTCATGCGCGGCTATTACGGACCCGCTGCGCCTTATATTTATCAGTACGAAAAACTGCTCGAAGGCGCATTGCTGGCGGGCGGCCAGCGGTTGTGGATATACGATTCTCCCGTCTCGCACAAGGACGGCATGCTCAACGCCGCCTGCCGCAAGCGTTACGGAGAGCTGTTCGACTGCGCCGAGCGGGCCGTGGCGGGGGATTCCGTCCTGCTGCGCCGCGTGCGCCTGACGCGTCTGCCGCTGATGTACTCCAACCTCGAAATCGCCCGCACGACGGCCGACAAGGACCTCGGCGCCGTGGTGAGCGAGCTGGACGCGTTCGAGAAATACGTGACCCAATTCGGCGTGAAGACGCTCAACGAACGCAACAACAGCCCGCAGGAATACTGCCGGCTCTACCGCGAACGTTATCTTCCTGCGGAGAACTCCAATCTGGCGCTGGGCGCGCGGATCGTCTGGATCGACGCTCCTGCGGAGAAATACCGGGCGTCGGGCGAAAAGACCCTGACCGACGGTCTTTTCGGCGGCGCGTCGTTCGTCGAGAGCTGGACGGGCTGGGAGGGCAAGGACGGCGCCTTCGTCGTCGATCTGGGCCGCGACGTAGCCTTCTCGACGGTCGAGACCGATTTCCTGCACCAGCTGGGCCAGTGGATTCTGCTGCCCCGTTCGGTGCGCTACTCCGTTTCGTCCGACAACGCGGACTGGACCCCGTTCGGGCAGGTGGAATTTCCTGAGGACCAGTCGGTGCCCGTGAAGTTCGTTCCGGCTGCCGTCACGGCCGCACAGCCGGTGCGGGCCCGCTATGTCAAAGTCGAAATCGAAGGCGTCAAGACCTGCCCGCCGTGGCATTACGGCGTAGGCTGCCCCTGCTGGTTCTTCCTCGACGAAGTGACCGTGAAATAAAACGTTGCGAAAATTTTAAACGATTGCATAATGAAACCCAAGCATCTTCTTTCCTTATCCGTTCTGCTGATTTCGGCCGCCTGTTCGCAGCCTGAGCAGAAGCCGCTGACGCAGTATGTCGATATGTACATCGGCACGGGCGGCCACGGCCATGTCTTCATGGGGGCCAACGTTCCGTTCGGCGCCGTGCAGCTCGGCCCCACCAGCATCCCGCAGTCGTGGGACTGGGTGTCGGGATACCACATTTCCGATACGACCGTCATCGGTTTCAGCCATACCCACCTCAACGGTACGGGTATCGGCGACCTGTTCGACGTCACGGTGATGCCTGTCGTGGGCGGGGTGACCTACGCCCGCGGCACGGAGGACGACCCGCAGTCGGGGCTTTGGTCCTATTTCAGCCGTAAGAACGAAAAAGCCCGTCCGGGCTATTACGCCACGCGGCTCGACCGCTACGGCGTCGATGTGGAGCTGACCGCCACCAAGCGTGTCGGGCTGCACAAATACACCTTCCCCGCGTCGCAGGAGGCCGCCGTGGTCTTTGACCTCGAAAACGGCGGCTGCTGGGACAAGGCCACCGAGACCGCATTCGTTTCCGACGGACTCCGGCTCAGCGGTTACCGCTATTCGACGGGCTGGGCCAAGGATCAGCGCGTTTACTTCACGGCCGAATTCTCGAAGCCGGTGAAGAATATCTCCTATCCCGATGCGTCGGAGACGGTTCCGGAGGAGGGCGACGTTACGGTCAAGGGCCGTTACGCCCGCGTGGAGTTCGATACGACCGACGGCGAGCCGCTCTATATGAAAGTGGCGATTTCGCCCGTGAGCATCGAGAACGCCAAGCTCAACATGCAGGCGGAACTTCCCGGCTGGGACTTCGAAGCCACGGCGGCGGCGGCCGACAAGGCGTGGAACGCCGAGCTGCAGAAGGTGCGTGTCGAGACTGCGGACGAAGCCGCCCGCCGCATCTTCTATACGGCGCTCTACCACACGATGGTCGCTCCGTCGGAGTTCTGCGACGTGAACGGCGACTATCGGGGCGCTGACGGCGAGATCTACCGCGCCGCGCCGTTCGTGAACTATACGACCTTCTCGTTGTGGGACACCTACCGCGCTGCCCAGCCGCTGATGACGATTCTCCATCCTGAGAAGATGCCCGACATCGCCAATACGATGCTCCATATCTACACGCAGCAGGGCAAGCTTCCCGTCTGGCACCTCGCGGGCAACGAGACCGACTGCATGGTCGGCAATCCCGGCATTCCGGCCATGGCCGACATCGTGCTGAAAGGTTACGGCGGCTTCGACAAGGAGCTGGCCTACGAGGCGCTGAAGAAATCCGCCATGCTCGGCGAGCGGGGTATGGACCTGCGCATGAAATACGGCTATATCCCCTGCGACCTCTTCAACGAAGCGGTGGCCTACGACATGGAGTACGCGCTGGCCGACTGGGCCGTGGCTCAGGTCGCGGCGCAGCGCGGCGATACGGCCGATTACGACTATTTCCTCGATCGCAGCAAATCCTACCGCCACTTCTTCGATCCCGAAACCCGCTTCATGCGCGGGCTGGATTCGAAAGGCGGCTTCCGCACGCCCTTCAACCCGTTCGCTTCGACCCACCGCGAGGACGACTACTGTGAGGGCAATGCGTGGCAGTATACGTGGCTCGTGCCGCACGACGTCGAGGGGCTGATCGGCTGCTTCGGCGGCAAGGAGGCTTTCGTCGAAAAACTCGACTCGCTCTTCACGGTCAGCTCCGTGCTGGAGGGCGCCGCTTCGCCCGACATTTCGGGCCTGATCGGTCAGTACGCCCACGGCAACGAACCCAGCCACCACGTCGTCTACCTCTATACGATGATCGGCCAGCCCGCGAAGACCGCCGACAAGGTGCGCGAAATCCTGACGACGCTCTATCACGACCAACCCGACGGATTGTCGGGCAACGAGGACGTCGGCCAGATGTCGGCGTGGTACGTGCTTTCGTCGCTGGGATTCTATCAGGTCGAGCCAGCCGGAGGACGCTACTTCTTCGGTTCGCCGCTCTTCGACAAGGCCGAGCTGCGCGTGCGCGACGGCGTGTTCACCGTGATCGCGCACAACAATTCGGCGGCTGACAAATACATTCAGCGCGTGAAACTCAACGGCGAGCCGTACGCCAAGCCCTATATCGGTTTCGAAGAGATCGCCGCGGGCGGCACGCTCGAATTCGAAATGGGACCGGAGCCTGCCGTATGGTACGAACTTTAAACGGAAATGACAGCAATGAAAAGTAGAAATATCTTTTTCGCGGCCCTTTGCGCCGCCGTTTTGGCCGGCTGTTCGTGCCCTTCGGCCGGGCAGCGATCCCCTCAGCGTCCGTCGGACTATGTTTCGACATTGGTAGGCTCGCAGTCGGATTTCACGCTTTCGACGGGCAATACCTATCCTGCCGTCGCTCTGCCTTGGGGTATGAACTTCTGGACGCCCCAGACCGGTAAGATGGGCGACGGCTGGGCCTATACCTACGGGGCGCACCGAATCCGGGGCTTCAAGCAGACCCATCAGCCCTCGCCGTGGATCAACGACTACGGCCAGTTCGCGCTGATGCCCGTGCGCGGGAATGATAAGCTGGACGAAGAGTCCCGCGCGAGCTGGTATTCGCACCAAGCCGAGGTGGCGAAGCCTTACTATTACAAGGTCTATCTGGCCGACCACGACATCCGCGCCGAGATCGCCCCGACCGAACGTGCCGCGATGATGCGCTTCACCTTTCCCGAAAGCGACGAGTCGGGCGTTGTGATCGACGCCTTCGACCGCGGTTCGCAGATCGGCATG contains these protein-coding regions:
- a CDS encoding GH92 family glycosyl hydrolase, producing MRRTLLTAALAAAVFCAPLRAQEPADWVDPFVGTTNFGTTNPGAVCPNGMMSVVPFNVMGSDENVYDKDARWWSTPYEFHNKFFTGFAHVTLSGVGCPELGSLLVMPTTGALDVDYRNYGSKYTGETASPGYYSNRLSKYGVLAEVTATPRSSAERYTFPAGESHILLNLGEGLTNESGAWVRRVSDTEVEGMKLLGTFCYNPQAVFPIYFVMRVSKRPSATGFWKKQPPKYGVEAEWDKDAGNYKLYTHYGRELAGDDVGVWFSYDTTEGEQLEVRMGVSFVSVENARLNLEAEQQERSFDDIRAAARRSWNDDLGRIRVEGGTDAQKKVFYTGLYHALIHPNVLSDVNGEYPAMESAEIRTAEGNRYTVFSLWDTYRNLHQLMTLVYPERQLEMVRSMIGMYKEWGWLPKWELYGRETFTMEGDPAIPVIVDTWMKGLRDFDMDAAYEAMRKSATTPGAQNRMRPDIDPYVEKGYVPLGFYARDLSGDNSVSHALEYYIADHALSLLADSLGRREDAALFRNRSLGYKNYYSPESGTFRPITGEGGFLTPFDPRQGENFEPVPGFHEGSAWNYTFYVPHDVYGLSKLMGGRRKFIDKLQMVFDEGLYDPANEPDIAYPYLFSYFRGEEWRTQREVNRLLAKYFTTAPDGIPGNDDTGTMSAWAVFSMMGFYPDCPGEPYYTLTSPVFDRVTITLDRKYYPAGELVIETKRPDSGAVYIRSMTLGGKPLKRYRIGHDELLRGGRLTFELQNRK
- a CDS encoding DUF4838 domain-containing protein, producing MRLFRWIFVVSLLLVSSGVRAQTRLTRNGKPAARIVVAQQTAADLTAAQLLQRFVRESTGATLPLLHDVTPRKGDILIGASDTAGLAEDGFRLRTQDGVLRISSGGDKGAVYGVMTLLERYLGLDYFAAGVYDLDRNPTVTLPAMDFAENPAFRYRQSQGYGMAQDSVYRLALRLEEPRDIFAGGLWVHTFNSLLPASVYGAEHPEYYSFINGERRPGRASQWCLTNDELFELVAAKVDSIFRANPGMNIISISQNDSNFTYCRCEECEKVNRYEGAPSGNYIRFLNKLAERFPDKEFSTLAYLFTMQPPKHVKPLPNVNIMLCDIDCDREVPLTDNASGREFIEAMEGWAALSDNIFVWDYGINFDNMVAPFPNFPILKPNIGLFRRNHATMHFSQIGGSYGGDFSEMRTYVVAKLMWNPDQDTDSLMLRFMRGYYGPAAPYIYQYEKLLEGALLAGGQRLWIYDSPVSHKDGMLNAACRKRYGELFDCAERAVAGDSVLLRRVRLTRLPLMYSNLEIARTTADKDLGAVVSELDAFEKYVTQFGVKTLNERNNSPQEYCRLYRERYLPAENSNLALGARIVWIDAPAEKYRASGEKTLTDGLFGGASFVESWTGWEGKDGAFVVDLGRDVAFSTVETDFLHQLGQWILLPRSVRYSVSSDNADWTPFGQVEFPEDQSVPVKFVPAAVTAAQPVRARYVKVEIEGVKTCPPWHYGVGCPCWFFLDEVTVK
- a CDS encoding GH92 family glycosyl hydrolase, which codes for MKPKHLLSLSVLLISAACSQPEQKPLTQYVDMYIGTGGHGHVFMGANVPFGAVQLGPTSIPQSWDWVSGYHISDTTVIGFSHTHLNGTGIGDLFDVTVMPVVGGVTYARGTEDDPQSGLWSYFSRKNEKARPGYYATRLDRYGVDVELTATKRVGLHKYTFPASQEAAVVFDLENGGCWDKATETAFVSDGLRLSGYRYSTGWAKDQRVYFTAEFSKPVKNISYPDASETVPEEGDVTVKGRYARVEFDTTDGEPLYMKVAISPVSIENAKLNMQAELPGWDFEATAAAADKAWNAELQKVRVETADEAARRIFYTALYHTMVAPSEFCDVNGDYRGADGEIYRAAPFVNYTTFSLWDTYRAAQPLMTILHPEKMPDIANTMLHIYTQQGKLPVWHLAGNETDCMVGNPGIPAMADIVLKGYGGFDKELAYEALKKSAMLGERGMDLRMKYGYIPCDLFNEAVAYDMEYALADWAVAQVAAQRGDTADYDYFLDRSKSYRHFFDPETRFMRGLDSKGGFRTPFNPFASTHREDDYCEGNAWQYTWLVPHDVEGLIGCFGGKEAFVEKLDSLFTVSSVLEGAASPDISGLIGQYAHGNEPSHHVVYLYTMIGQPAKTADKVREILTTLYHDQPDGLSGNEDVGQMSAWYVLSSLGFYQVEPAGGRYFFGSPLFDKAELRVRDGVFTVIAHNNSAADKYIQRVKLNGEPYAKPYIGFEEIAAGGTLEFEMGPEPAVWYEL